Part of the candidate division WOR-3 bacterium genome, CGTGCGGGGCTTGAGCATGGCCAAGTATACACGCGAAAGCGCGAAGGACAATGCAGTGAGGAACAAGCAAGTGGGGGGGAAGTAGTCGATCTAGACTCCAGGCTTTCTGCCCTGCTTTGTTCCTGGCTTTGTCACTTTGTACCTGGCCATGCGCTGGGCTGCGCTGGGCTGGGTTTGACAGTCCGGGCCACATGGATAGAATCACCGTCCCGCCGGCTTAGCTCAGTTGGTAGAGCAATGGAATCATAATCCATGTGTCGGGGGTTCGACTCCCTCAGCCGGCATCTGCGAACGAACGCCGAACGCCGAAGTTCGAATCCCGAACTGAGGACGTCGGCAAATGCGTCGAAGATGGCATTACTGCTGATTCTCGAAACGGATTGCACACGGCGGGGCCGACGGCCCCGCTTTCTTTTAAGCGGGAGGCAACATGGGTCTTGAGGAAACGAAGTCCAAGTACGTCTGGATAAACGGCAAGTATGTGCCGTGGGCGGACGCAAACATACACATCTGCTCGCACGTCATTCACTACGGCTCGGGCGTGTTCGAGGGCATCCGCTGCTACAAGACGCCCAAGGGACCGGCGATCTTCCGGCAGAAGGAGCACACCGACCGGTTGTTCAACTCCGCCAAGATATACCGGATGGACGTCCCCTTCACCAAGGAACAGGTGAATGCGGCGATGGTGGAACTGATACAGAAGAACGGGCTTGAAGAATGCTACGTCCGGCCGATTGTCTACCGCGGCTACAAGGAGCTGGGCGTCAATCCCTTCACCTGCCCGGTCGATATTGCGCTCATCACCTGGTACTGGGGCAAGTACCTCGGGCCAGAGGCGCTCGAGCAGGGCGTGGACGTGATGGTCTCGTCGTGGAACCGGATGGCGCCGAACACCTTCCCGGCGATGTCGAAGACGTGCGCCAACTACATGAACTCGCAGCTCATCAAGATGGAAGCCATCAAGTACGGATTCGTCGAGGGCATCGCGCTCGACGTCAACGGCTTCCTCTCCGAGGGCTCGGGCGAGAACCTGTTCATCATCAAGGACGGGGTCATCTACACGCCGCCGCTCCACGCCACGATCCTGCCCGGTATAACCCGCGCCACGGTCATCACCCTGGCTCGGGACCTCGGTTTCGAATTGAAGGAGACAATGATGCTGCGCGAGTTCCTGTACATCGCCGACGAGGTCTTCTTCACCGGCAGCGCGGCCGAGGTCACGCCCATCCGTTCAGTCGACAAGATCACCATCGGCGCGGGCAAGTGCGGGCCGATCACCAAGCAGCTCCAACAGGCCTTCTTCGCTGTCATCGACGGCAAGAGCCCGGACAAGTACAACTGGCTGACGTTTGTCCGGTAAGGATGAATCAGGAAAGGATGAAAACGGAAATCGGCTGTGTTCATCCTTCATCCTTCAGCCCTTTCCGGCAGTGAAGGTCGCGCTCGGCGCGGACCACCGCGGGTTCGCGCTCAAAGAGGAACTCAAGCGCTGGTTGACCGCCCGGGGTCACACCGTGGTCGATTGCGGGCCCGATAGTGTGGATCGAGTCGACTACCCCGACTACGCCTTCAAGGTTGCCGGTGCCGTTGCCCGGGATCGGGCCGACCGCGGTGTCCTGATATGTTCGACGGGCATCGGCATGTGCATCGCCGCGAACAAGGTGCGGGGGGTGCGGGCGGCACTGGCAGACAGCGTCCGGCTGGCCCGCCTCTCACGCGAACACAACGACTCGAACGTGCTCTGCCTCGGGGCGGATGTCGTCACCGGCGTGCAGGCCCGGCGGATTGTCGGAGTGTGGCTTGGGGCCGAATTCGCGGGCGGCCGGCACTCGCTGCGCCTGGACAAAATCGCGCGCTACCGCTGAACTTTTCTACTTAAACAAGCGCCCGGCCATCGGCCGGGCGCAGTTTTGAGGGGCGGGGTCATTGGCCGGTTGGGTTCTTCCACTTGATTATGTCGACCACGATTGCCGCAACCGGGACCACGGCGGCCATCACGAGTGCGTAGTCCTGCCACCACCTCAATCCCACTCGCGGCACCAGAACGACGTCTCCCGGTTCCGCGACCGGGTTGCTCCGTCCGGATATGCGCCGGCCGGAGCGGAGCACCGACATGGATCGGAAGTTCGCATACATCGTCGGGCCGCCGGCCTGACCGACATAGTCACCGGCCCGCAGGCTCGGGTAGTAGGGGAACGGGCCCGGATTGGTTACCTCGCCCTCGACGTAGACCAGCGTGTCGAAGGCCGGCACGACGACAACGTCGAAGTTCGCCATTTCTATGTTCCGGGCCGAGTCCTGCTCGAAGATGATACTGCGGAGGTCGATCGGTATCTTCTTGCGCGCGCCGCCACCACCTACAACCAGCCGATTGATGTAGCTGTTGGACATGTCCGCCCACGGGGTTATGCCGCCGGCCTTGGAAATCACCTCGGAAACCCGCATCCCTGCTGTCAACTCATAGATGCCTTCGCTCACCCGCTCTCGCGTCGCATCCGGCGTCTCAACGGTGGGGGCGCGCAGGCGAGACTCACCCCGGCCGAAGACCGCCCCTCTCACCGTGCAGAGACCTTTCACCTTGGGTATCTGGATGACGTCGCCCGACTGCACATACGGGTTGGCGTCCAGGTCGCCGCTCATCTCGAACCGCTCGATGTCGACGATGGAGTAGACTACGCCACCCCGGATAAGCTCGATGTTGGTCCGGGTGCCGAGCGGCGCGATGCCACCGGCCCGGGAAATGATCTGGGAGACGCGCTCGACCGGCAGGGCGTCATAGGCGCCCGGAGTCAGGACCTCGCCGGTCACGAAGACGATACCGGACCGCAGGCCGATCAGGGTCAGCTTCACCCGGGCTGATTTGAAGAGCTTGCCCATGGCGACGGTGAGCGTGTCCTGGGCCTCGGCCAGGGTCAGGCCTGACACCAGGATGACGT contains:
- a CDS encoding branched-chain amino acid transaminase, whose amino-acid sequence is MGLEETKSKYVWINGKYVPWADANIHICSHVIHYGSGVFEGIRCYKTPKGPAIFRQKEHTDRLFNSAKIYRMDVPFTKEQVNAAMVELIQKNGLEECYVRPIVYRGYKELGVNPFTCPVDIALITWYWGKYLGPEALEQGVDVMVSSWNRMAPNTFPAMSKTCANYMNSQLIKMEAIKYGFVEGIALDVNGFLSEGSGENLFIIKDGVIYTPPLHATILPGITRATVITLARDLGFELKETMMLREFLYIADEVFFTGSAAEVTPIRSVDKITIGAGKCGPITKQLQQAFFAVIDGKSPDKYNWLTFVR
- the rpiB gene encoding ribose 5-phosphate isomerase B is translated as MKVALGADHRGFALKEELKRWLTARGHTVVDCGPDSVDRVDYPDYAFKVAGAVARDRADRGVLICSTGIGMCIAANKVRGVRAALADSVRLARLSREHNDSNVLCLGADVVTGVQARRIVGVWLGAEFAGGRHSLRLDKIARYR